From a single Nymphaea colorata isolate Beijing-Zhang1983 chromosome 4, ASM883128v2, whole genome shotgun sequence genomic region:
- the LOC126410003 gene encoding uncharacterized protein LOC126410003: MFPAPNPILGVNCSTRSSCALPVKTEGAFAGTQPCTGCPFAVPWRERGGDRREPTKAKRRLRGGRASECVFAGNRDSSTFSSSAFSFSTSSPMIQPKKNETNVAEEQARQHVRDLLRDAWRKLDKELLSAQQQ; this comes from the exons ATGTTTCCAGCCCCCAATCCTATCCTGGGTGTCAATTGTTCAACTCGTTCGTCCTGCGCTTTGCCCGTAAAAACGGAGGGAGCGTTTGCAGGCACGCAGCCATGCACAGGCTGTCCCTTCGCTGTTCCGTGGCGGGAACGAGGAGGAGACCGTAGAGAGCCGACGAAAGCGAAGAGGAGACTGAGAGGAGGGAGAGCCTCGGAATGCGTATTTGCCGGAAACAGAGACTCGTCCACCTTCTCCTCTTCCGCATTCTCCTTCTCTACATCTTCTCCTATGATCCAACCCAAAAAG AACGAGACAAATGTAGCAGAGGAGCAAGCACGACAACACGTAAGGGACTTGTTAAGAGATGCATGGAGGAAGCTCGACAAGGAGCTGCTCTCGGCTCAGCAGCAGTAG
- the LOC116253421 gene encoding hevamine-A-like yields the protein MASFSFASAAPFLLLSILVTLFSPSNGGSIVVYWGQNGGEGTLASTCATGKYAIVNIAFLSVFGNGQTPQLNLAGHCNPSNSTNNCTSLSSDILSCQSQNIKVLLSIGGGVGSYGLSSIADAINVSNYLWNNFLGGKSSSRPLGSAVLDGIDFDIEKGSSQYYSILATSLRARSSWRSKVYLSAAPQCPFPDAHLGPALRLGLFDYVWVQFYNNPSCEYPSFPRNRWGNGNRFFVSWTRWTFGIPAFRIFLGLPASPAAASSGFIPNTTLINNVLPSLKAYPQYGGIMLWNKYYDDQSGYSSSIKNYV from the coding sequence ATGGCTTCGTTCTCTTTTGCTTCTGCTGCTCCCTTTCTTCTGCTTTCCATCTTGGTCACCCTCTTCTCACCCTCAAACGGCGGCAGCATTGTCGTATATTGGGGCCAGAACGGCGGGGAAGGCACCCTGGCAAGTACATGTGCAACAGGCAAGTACGCCATCGTCAACATCGCCTTCCTCTCCGTGTTTGGCAATGGACAGACGCCGCAGCTGAACCTTGCCGGCCACTGTAACCCCTCGAACAGCACCAACAACTGCACCAGCCTGAGCAGCGACATCCTCTCCTGCCAATCGCAAAACATCAAGGTGCTGCTCTCCATCGGGGGAGGAGTAGGGAGCTACGGCCTCTCCTCCATTGCCGATGCCATCAATGTCTCAAACTATCTGTGGAACAACTTCCTTGGAGGAAAGTCCAGCAGCCGGCCGCTGGGCAGTGCGGTTCTTGACGGCATTGATTTCGACATAGAGAAGGGCTCGTCACAGTACTACAGCATCTTAGCCACGAGCCTGCGAGCACGGAGTTCCTGGAGGAGCAAGGTGTATCTGAGTGCAGCTCCTCAGTGTCCATTTCCTGATGCTCATCTTGGGCCTGCGCTCAGGCTTGGCCTGTTTGACTATGTGTGGGTTCAGTTCTACAATAACCCATCCTGTGAGTACCCTTCATTTCCAAGGAACAGGTGGGGGAACGGGAACCGGTTCTTCGTCTCATGGACGAGATGGACCTTCGGGATCCCCGCTTTCAGGATCTTCTTGGGGTTACCTGCCTCTCCTGCTGCTGCATCGAGCGGGTTCATCCCCAACACCACGCTCATCAACAACGTGCTTCCGAGTTTGAAGGCATATCCACAGTATGGAGGCATCATGTTGTGGAACAAATACTATGATGACCAGTCGGGATACAGCAGCTCCATTAAGAACTATGTCTAG
- the LOC116253268 gene encoding LOW QUALITY PROTEIN: cell division control protein 48 homolog C-like (The sequence of the model RefSeq protein was modified relative to this genomic sequence to represent the inferred CDS: inserted 1 base in 1 codon; deleted 2 bases in 1 codon; substituted 2 bases at 2 genomic stop codons): protein MLVARLEQYAYNHDSAYDDDVLDHLRTRPYPEYKRQKLEPFRRYVLPALRRVRSSIAAAANSPLDEEHDEGGGCSTPASAVAESSRRKNKKKARIDPSEVKLVLTEREHLRKRKMALGDNVGDGDDNGEEDDSSSSEEADSSPQFDRMKSMMRSSYGKLKGASATSAKREICRSSRGIWRSCWTRRRMWRREKWGRPNFKELGGIKGILDELMMEVMIPLFHPXLPEHLGVRPLKGILLHGPPGCGKTKLAHAIANETGVPFLKILATEVVSGISGVSEDNIRNLFSKAYRTAPSIAFVDEIDTIASKRDNLQREMERRIVTQLLTCMDQTIPLVLLFKILIQTSGKKPGYVLVIGATNRPDAVDPALRRPGRFDREISVGVPDENARVEILSVVTTNLRLEGAFDLKKIAKLTPVFVAADLTALANKVGNLAMKRILDKRKLDLFLEREGKETEEDWWRYPWVPEEMERLSITXSDFEDAAAVVQPSSKREGFSAIPEKTWDDVGGMHSLRRDFELYIVGQIKHPEDYEEFGMDLETGFLLYGPPGCGKSLIAMAVANEAGANFIHVKGPEILSKYVGESELAIQTIFGRACTCAPCILFFDEVDALTTKRGKDGGWVVERLINQLLIELDGADQKGVYVVGATNRPDAIDRALLRPGRLGKLMFVPLPSSVXCTSILKTLSQKRPISPDVNFDELSEQSENFSGADVAKWVEEAAMAAFEEKQNSWTSTKYGGRTEWLA from the exons ATGCTAGTGGCCAGGCTTGAGCAATACGCCTACAACCACGACAGCGCCTACGATGATGACGTCCTAGACCACCTCCGCACCCGC CCCTACCCCGAGTACAAGCGCCAGAAGCTCGAGCCCTTCCGCCGCTACGTCCTCCCTGCTCTTCGCCGCGTCCGCTCCTCCATTGCCGCCGCAGCCAATTCCCCGTTGGATGAGGAACACGACGAAGGGGGCGGCTGCTCCACCCCAGCCTCCGCTGTCGCCGAGTCCTCGCGgagaaagaataagaagaaggcGAGGATAGACCCTTCTGAGGTGAAGCTAGTTCTTACAGAGAGGGAGCACCTGAGGAAGCGGAAGATGGCTCTCGGTGATAATGTTGGTGACGGGGACGATAATGGTGAAGAGGACGACAGTTCGAGCTCAGAGGAGGCTGATTCTTCGCCGCAGTTTGACCGAATGAAATCGATGATGAGATCGAGTTATGGTAAACTTAAGGGAGCTTCTGCAACTAGCGCCAAAAGAGAGATATGCCGAAGTTCCAGAGGAATCTGGAGGTCGTGTTGGACGCGAAGGCGAATGTGGAGGCG GGAGAAGTGGGGGCGGCCCAATTTCAAAGAACTTGGTGGAATCAAAGGCATCTTGGACGAATTGATGATGGAGGTGATGATCCCGCTATTCCATCCTTAGCTGCCTGAGCATCTGGGAGTGCGGCCATTGAAGGGAATTCTGTTGCACGGACCGCCAGGATGCGGGAAGACGAAGCTTGCTCATGCCATTGCCAACGAGACTGGGGTGCCATTTTTGAAGATCTTGGCAACTGAAGTCGTTTCCGGAATCTCAG GTGTCTCTGAGGACAATATCCGCAATCTTTTTTCTAAGGCATACAGGACTGCGCCTTCAATTGCCTTCGTTGATGAGATTGACACTATTGCTTCAAAGAGGGACAATTTgcagagagaaatggagaggaGAATTGTGACTCAACTTCTGACATGTATGGATCAAACCATACCGCTAGTTCTGTTG TTCAAGATTCTGATTCAAACTTCTGGCAAAAAGCCTGGATATGTGCTTGTAATTGGAGCTACAAATAGACCTGATGCAGTAGATCCTGCACTTAGAAGGCCAGGCCGGTTTGACCGAGAAATTTCTGTGGGTGTTCCAGATGAAAATGCAAGAGTGGAGATTCTTTCGGTGGTTACCACCAACCTTAGACTGGAAGGTGCATTTGACCTGAAGAAAATTGCAAAGTTGACACCTGTTTTTGTGGCTGCTGATTTGACTGCCTTAGCAAACAAGGTTGGAAATCTTGCAATGAAGAGGATACTAGATAAAAGGAAATTAGACCTCTTCCTTGAACGAGAAGGCAAAGAGACTGAAGAAGATTGGTGGAGATACCCTTGGGTACCTGAAGAGATGGAAAGGCTTAGTATTA ATTCTGATTTTGAG GATGCAGCTGCAGTGGTTCAACCTTCATCTAAAAGAGAAGGGTTTTCTGCCATACCTGAAAAAACATGGGATGATGTTGGTGGTATGCATTCATTGAGGAGGGATTTTGAGCTTTACATTGTGGGACAAATTAAACATCCAGAAGATTATGAG GAATTTGGCATGGATCTGGAGACTGGATTTTTGCTTTATGGACCTCCTGGCTGTGGAAAGTCATTGATTGCTATGGCTGTAGCAAATGAAGCTGGAGCCAATTTTATACACGTaaag GGCCCTGAGATACTGAGCAAGTATGTGGGTGAAAGCGAGTTGGCAATTCAGACAATTTTTGGACGTGCCTGTACTTGTGCACCATGCATACTTTTCTTTGATGAG gtGGATGCTTtaacaacaaaaagaggaaaggatGGTGGATGGGTTGTTGAACGGCTAATAAATCAG CTGCTTATAGAGCTTGATGGTGCTGATCAGAAGGGTGTTTACGTTGTTGGTGCTACTAATAG GCCTGATGCAATTGACAGAGCTCTCCTGAGGCCTGGAAGGCTGGGGAAGCTCATGTTTGTGCCTTTACCTAGCTCTGTTTAGTGCACATCCATCTTGAAAACACTATCGCAGAAAAGGCCGATATCTCCAGATGTGAACTTTGATGAGCTAAGTGAACAAAGTGAAAACTTTAGTGGAGCTGATGTTGCAAAGTGG GTAGAGGAAGCTGCTATGGCTGCATTTGAGGAAAAGCAGAACTCTTGGACATCTACTAAATATGGTGGAAGAACAGAATGGCTAGCGTGA